The Cherax quadricarinatus isolate ZL_2023a chromosome 43, ASM3850222v1, whole genome shotgun sequence genome has a segment encoding these proteins:
- the LOC128694308 gene encoding mitochondrial fission regulator 2-like, which produces MSGMWAMLVGVAEELWLDISDGVWMVLETLHMGPLVLRLREEILSSSLRKRSLVRILGSALPLKAVQRPYLRYVALRSLSTSCDSLYSAHTQGRVDSKWLADTERSSKFRPILLRCETAPELFTLAGEADSNGNGDTTPRSSTPFSVTSDIGSLHHNYLHHSQDNLVPRNHQDSFQHSSLHHSTIHASSPFTDPNALAKISLLEEELSQLRLQISVILNQTKHPATPPPSPTLITPPPPPPPPPLPPGLPPPPPPPLPAIFNKSSRSDDPDAPRKPSFSELIAQNKDSINKHTEPIDIPTNSNSRSRPVSMSDVLKGLNKVKLKKVSRSPGGTPIRSRPKSPVAGDPAAIIAAALKKRFAKMHSDSPEKDANDDDNEFGSSPESTPQMIHKSRFEIPKRNLMKEETPQQNLFKLMRKPSPRIPKPKPKEEQPPSLPIFGQHLLKKRVPKTPEPRDSVSPSSEASDLSR; this is translated from the exons ATGAGTGGCATGTGGGCAATGCTGGTTGGAGTGGCAGAAGAACTTTGGCTGGatattagtgatggagtgtggatgGTGCTGGAAACTCTTCACATGGGCCCACTAGTCCTGAGACTGAGAGAAGAGATACTGAGTTCTTCTTTGCGCAAGAGATCGCTTGTTCGCATCCTGGGCTCTGCCTTACCTTTGAAGGCTGTTCAAAGGCCTTATTTAAG GTATGTTGCCTTGAGAAGCTTGAGCACATCATGTGACTCTCTCTACTCAGCTCACACTCAGGGTCGCGTCGACTCTAAGTGGTTGGCTGATACAGAGAGATCTTCTAAATTTAG ACCCATTTTGTTACGATGTGAGACAGCACCAGAACTCTTCACTCTTGCTGGTGAGGCAGACAGCAATGGGAATGGTGATACTACACCAAGATCCTCGACGCCCTTTAGTGTCACATCAGACATCGGCTCTCTGCACCATAATTATTTGCACCACTCACAAGATAATCTTGTTCCTCGGAACCATCAAGACAGCTTCCAGCACAGTAGCCTGCATCACTCAACAATACATGCATCTTCTCCATTTACAGATCCAAATGCCTTAGCTAAAATATCACTTTTAGAGGAGGAGCTCTCTCAGCTTCGGTTACAAATTTCAGTAATACTAAATCAGACGAAACATCCAGCTACACCTCCACCGAGTCCTACACTtataacgccaccaccaccaccacctccgccaccCTTACCCCCGGGTTTGCCTCCCCCTCCGCCCCCACCTCTCCCTGCCATATTCAACAAGTCTTCTAGATCTGATGACCCTGATGCTCCTAGAAAACCCTCTTTCTCTGAACTAATTGCACAAAATAAAGATTCCATAAACAAGCACACCGAACCTATAGACATTCCGACTAATTCCAACAGCAGGTCAAGACCAGTGTCAATGTCTGATGTTCTCAAGGGACTCAACAAAGTCAAGTTGAAAAAAGTATCCAG GTCTCCTGGTGGTACCCCAATAAGATCACGGCCAAAGTCACCAGTGGCAGGTGATCCTGccgctattattgctgctgctctcAAGAAACGCTTTGCAAAGATGCATTCAGATTCCCCAGAGAAGGAtgctaatgatgatgataatgaattCGGTTCATCTCCTGAAAGTACACCGCAGATGATCCATAAAAGCCGGTTTGAAATCCCAAAACGGAATCTGATGAAAGAAGAGACCCCTCAACAAAATCTCTTTAAATTAATGAGGAAGCCATCTCCTAGAATACCTAAACCCAAGCCAAAAGAAGAGCAACCACCTTCACTTCCAATA TTTGGGCAGCATCTTTTGAAAAAACGTGTTCCTAAAACTCCAGAACCAAGAGATAGTGTGAGCCCCTCCAGTGAAGCATCAGATCTCTCACGGTGA